In Streptomyces chartreusis, the following proteins share a genomic window:
- a CDS encoding substrate-binding domain-containing protein — protein sequence MRTHALHAVAALVAGLLAVALAGCGGDGEAGSDSFTVGLLLPNRVTPRWEKSDKPLIEQRLKELCDDCEMVYANAENDAARQRQQMISMITNGAEVLILDPADSKALRSSILEADRAGVPVIAYDRLAEGPISGFVSFDGAKIGRMQGEALMKAMAERGKGKTVVMMNGDPSSANAAWFRDGAVSAMSGKVDIARSYETQGWSPESAHANMSAAISSLGADRISGVLAANDAIAAGVISAFKKAGVEDLPPITGQDADLEAVWRILKGEQYMTVYKPFEKEAAAAAAMAIALGRGEDVRDVATTQVDSPTHQDIPSILLTPVPVTADDLERTVLHDGVFTVRQICPPILRPACDRLGLTG from the coding sequence ATGCGGACTCATGCCCTGCACGCCGTCGCGGCACTCGTCGCCGGACTGCTGGCGGTGGCCCTGGCGGGCTGCGGCGGGGACGGCGAGGCGGGCTCGGACAGCTTCACGGTGGGCCTGCTGCTGCCGAACCGGGTGACCCCCCGCTGGGAGAAGTCCGACAAACCGCTGATCGAGCAGCGGCTCAAGGAACTGTGCGACGACTGCGAGATGGTGTACGCCAACGCCGAGAACGACGCGGCGAGACAGCGCCAGCAGATGATCTCCATGATCACCAATGGGGCCGAGGTCCTGATCCTCGACCCGGCCGACAGCAAGGCGCTGCGCTCCTCGATCCTGGAGGCGGACCGCGCGGGCGTCCCGGTCATCGCCTACGACCGGCTCGCCGAAGGCCCGATCTCCGGCTTCGTCAGCTTCGACGGCGCGAAGATCGGCAGGATGCAGGGCGAGGCGCTCATGAAGGCCATGGCCGAGCGGGGCAAGGGCAAGACCGTCGTGATGATGAACGGCGACCCGAGCAGCGCCAACGCGGCGTGGTTCCGCGACGGCGCGGTGTCCGCGATGTCGGGCAAGGTCGACATCGCCAGGTCCTACGAGACCCAGGGCTGGAGCCCGGAGAGCGCCCACGCCAACATGTCGGCCGCGATCTCCTCGCTCGGGGCGGACCGTATCAGCGGCGTCCTGGCCGCCAACGACGCCATCGCCGCCGGCGTCATATCGGCCTTCAAGAAGGCCGGGGTCGAGGATCTTCCCCCGATCACCGGCCAGGACGCCGACCTGGAGGCCGTGTGGCGCATCCTCAAGGGCGAGCAGTACATGACGGTGTACAAGCCGTTCGAGAAGGAGGCCGCCGCGGCCGCCGCCATGGCCATAGCGCTGGGGCGGGGCGAGGACGTCCGCGACGTCGCGACGACGCAGGTCGACAGCCCCACCCACCAGGACATCCCGTCCATCCTGCTCACGCCGGTCCCGGTGACCGCCGACGACCTCGAACGGACCGTCCTCCACGACGGCGTGTTCACCGTGCGGCAGATCTGTCCCCCGATACTGCGCCCGGCCTGCGACCGGCTCGGCCTGACCGGCTGA
- a CDS encoding glycoside hydrolase family 97 protein translates to MAVSIRTAVAGLCAGLVTALLTGGPVRAEQHERTWDLSTGAHAPRARVALDDTTGTLSFAVSRDGRTVIEPSPVGIVTQQADLSKDLRFLHSKDRMMDERYRTRSGKRLDRRVRMKETRLSFATATGARLDLVVRASADGVAYRYALPGASGDVLRETSAFNLPADAPAWLGTYRVDNEGQFVRHTAATAPTGEYSDQALFETDGGYTLLAESDLTGAYSGARLAHDQGTGTYRIKLADDRITTDGPLVTPWRAMITGDLATVTRSTFTDDLAPASRIRDASWIEPGTVLWTWLAGGKEAGQSLAAQKAYVDYAAERNWPYEAVDAGWYYKPGEWETVDPDWQTDSWMPELVRYARAKGVGIVVWIHQRELDTPEERDRWLPTLERWGVRGVKIDFMNSEAQPMLRWYDTVLAETAAHHLMVDFHGSTIPKGIQRTWPHVMTLEGVAGEEKRTNTAAHLTTLPFTRNVIGSMDFTPGAFHRVGLRPNSDAAEVGLTVAYESGLQMFAGTPESYDQRPLARAYFDQVPAAWDDTRLLAGRPGEEAVLARRGGDRWFIGGVYAGAARIAEVPLSIGAGRWLVETIEDGPDGLVLRRQVLSGGDRLAVDVVAGGGFASIACRWRPGITTCHR, encoded by the coding sequence ATGGCTGTCTCGATCAGAACGGCGGTCGCCGGGCTCTGCGCAGGGCTGGTGACCGCACTCCTCACCGGCGGACCCGTGCGGGCCGAACAGCACGAACGGACCTGGGACCTGTCCACGGGGGCCCACGCACCCCGCGCCCGGGTGGCCCTGGACGACACCACGGGCACGCTGAGCTTCGCGGTGTCCCGCGACGGCCGTACGGTCATCGAGCCGTCCCCCGTCGGCATCGTCACCCAACAGGCCGACCTGTCGAAGGACTTGCGCTTCCTGCACAGCAAGGACCGGATGATGGACGAGCGTTACCGCACCAGGTCCGGCAAGCGGCTCGACCGGCGGGTCCGCATGAAGGAGACCCGGCTGTCCTTCGCCACCGCCACGGGCGCCCGGCTCGACCTCGTCGTCCGTGCCTCCGCCGACGGCGTCGCCTACCGGTACGCCCTGCCCGGCGCCTCGGGCGACGTGCTCCGCGAGACCTCCGCGTTCAACCTGCCGGCGGACGCTCCCGCTTGGCTCGGCACCTACCGGGTCGACAACGAGGGCCAGTTCGTGCGGCACACCGCCGCCACCGCACCCACCGGCGAGTACTCCGACCAGGCCCTGTTCGAGACCGACGGCGGCTACACCCTGCTCGCCGAGTCCGACCTCACCGGCGCCTACTCCGGCGCCCGACTCGCTCACGACCAGGGCACCGGCACCTACCGCATCAAGCTCGCCGACGACCGGATCACCACCGACGGCCCGCTCGTCACCCCCTGGCGGGCGATGATCACCGGCGACCTCGCCACCGTCACCCGCTCCACCTTCACCGACGACCTCGCGCCCGCCTCCAGGATCCGCGACGCCTCCTGGATCGAGCCCGGCACCGTGCTGTGGACCTGGCTCGCGGGCGGCAAGGAGGCGGGCCAGAGCCTCGCCGCGCAGAAGGCGTACGTCGACTACGCGGCCGAGCGGAACTGGCCGTACGAGGCCGTCGACGCGGGCTGGTACTACAAGCCGGGCGAGTGGGAGACCGTCGACCCCGACTGGCAGACCGACAGCTGGATGCCGGAGCTCGTGCGGTACGCCCGGGCCAAGGGCGTGGGCATCGTCGTCTGGATCCACCAGCGAGAACTGGACACCCCCGAGGAGCGCGACCGGTGGCTCCCCACCCTGGAACGGTGGGGAGTCAGGGGAGTCAAGATCGACTTCATGAACTCCGAGGCGCAGCCCATGCTCCGCTGGTACGACACCGTCCTCGCGGAGACGGCCGCGCATCACCTCATGGTGGACTTCCACGGCTCCACGATCCCCAAGGGCATCCAGCGCACCTGGCCCCACGTCATGACCCTGGAGGGCGTCGCCGGAGAGGAGAAGCGCACCAACACCGCCGCCCATCTGACCACCCTGCCCTTCACCCGCAACGTCATCGGCTCCATGGACTTCACCCCCGGCGCCTTCCACCGCGTCGGGCTGCGCCCCAACTCGGACGCGGCAGAGGTCGGGCTCACCGTGGCCTACGAGTCCGGGCTCCAGATGTTCGCCGGCACCCCCGAGTCGTACGACCAACGGCCGCTGGCCCGCGCCTACTTCGACCAGGTTCCGGCGGCTTGGGACGACACCCGGCTGCTCGCGGGCCGGCCCGGCGAGGAGGCCGTGCTCGCCCGGCGCGGCGGGGACCGCTGGTTCATCGGCGGCGTGTACGCCGGGGCCGCCCGCATCGCCGAGGTGCCGCTGAGCATCGGGGCGGGGCGCTGGCTGGTCGAGACGATCGAGGACGGCCCGGACGGACTCGTGCTGCGCCGGCAGGTCCTGAGCGGCGGCGACAGGCTCGCCGTGGACGTCGTCGCGGGCGGCGGCTTCGCCTCGATCGCGTGCCGCTGGCGTCCTGGCATCACCACCTGCCACCGCTGA
- a CDS encoding SpoIIE family protein phosphatase, which produces MPHDGRARTGFPVPEASEAGAAVTGSPPTAPQAATSDRALVFAGAALTGLYTTGAGGDELQLLESAGGVSPEYRLPQRLSLSGGSAAAQAFRADRPLWLNAAALASYPEGAPTPPRARTASLGALPLASDGTRLGCLVVVGASADGFDAGQQRFLERYADAVACVLPTEESRPPGASPLSHALRGMRVGSFVLVPDTGLIEADEALLELVGITPDDFDGKADTLLAHALPEDMSALMSVLEPSLHALGRRELEFRVRRPTGEVRWLSLSCRVLAGTADEPGQLLGVVTATQVKSRSADDVSRIQWLTAALDDAVTVGDVGRVALTALREPLGADRVALADVRDDRLMVTLLDPPEPDAWPELWRAQWRSEWPDAPVSALPTLQLALRDGRMDLWPAGTALEPGLAGIGPGGLAVLPLPAKGSVAGVCVVGWDRPHEFIPEERSLLTATAALVGQALKRAHAHDAEQELATMLQRSLLPRRLPELPGGIAVARYLPARRGLQVGGDWYDVIALSEDRVALVIGDVQGHSAGAATIMGQMRTAVRAYAVEGHPPDVVVSHANRLLVGMETDLFATCCYVELDMEEGTTLLVRAGHLSPLLRHPDGGTEEVQVEGGPPLGILADAEFPLTAVALTPGTVLALVTDGLVEAADLPLDAGMARTRAALAAADPVDPARMADALLGDIGRREDDVALLLLRYDGMKTKPIRAGWVVWRLPDAVMHARRFTARTLRRWNVQAAADAVLLVVSELVTNALVHTQGSVRLDLVLRGNRVRISVSDSSPRAPAKPVIVDWESTGGRGLLLVEAVSDASGTVPVAGGKQVWSEITVPASDPVAANARL; this is translated from the coding sequence ATGCCTCATGACGGCCGTGCCCGGACCGGATTTCCGGTGCCGGAGGCATCCGAGGCCGGCGCCGCAGTCACCGGGTCACCGCCTACGGCGCCGCAGGCCGCCACGAGCGACCGCGCGCTGGTCTTCGCCGGAGCGGCACTGACGGGGCTCTACACGACCGGCGCGGGCGGCGACGAGCTCCAGCTGCTGGAATCGGCCGGCGGCGTCTCCCCCGAGTACCGGCTGCCGCAGCGGCTGTCCCTGTCGGGCGGCTCGGCCGCCGCACAGGCCTTCCGCGCCGACCGCCCCCTCTGGCTCAACGCCGCCGCCCTCGCCTCCTACCCCGAGGGCGCGCCCACGCCGCCGCGGGCCAGGACGGCCTCGCTCGGCGCGCTGCCCCTGGCGTCCGACGGCACACGGCTGGGCTGCCTCGTCGTGGTGGGAGCCTCGGCGGACGGATTCGACGCCGGGCAACAGCGCTTCCTGGAGCGGTACGCCGACGCCGTCGCCTGCGTGCTGCCCACCGAGGAGAGCAGGCCGCCGGGCGCGTCCCCGCTGAGCCACGCGCTGCGCGGGATGCGCGTGGGCTCGTTCGTCCTGGTGCCCGACACCGGCCTGATCGAGGCCGACGAGGCGCTCCTGGAGCTGGTCGGCATCACCCCGGACGACTTCGACGGCAAGGCCGACACCCTGCTCGCGCACGCCCTCCCCGAGGACATGTCCGCGCTGATGTCCGTCCTGGAGCCGTCCCTGCACGCCCTGGGCCGACGGGAGCTGGAGTTCCGCGTGCGCCGCCCCACCGGCGAGGTGCGCTGGCTGAGCCTGAGCTGCCGGGTGCTCGCGGGCACCGCCGACGAGCCCGGGCAACTGCTCGGCGTGGTCACGGCGACCCAGGTCAAGAGCCGCAGCGCCGACGACGTGTCCCGGATCCAGTGGCTGACGGCCGCCCTCGACGACGCCGTGACGGTCGGGGACGTCGGCCGGGTCGCGCTAACCGCCCTGCGTGAACCCCTCGGCGCGGACCGGGTGGCACTCGCCGACGTCCGCGACGACCGTCTGATGGTCACCCTGCTCGACCCGCCGGAACCCGACGCCTGGCCCGAGTTGTGGCGCGCCCAGTGGCGCTCGGAGTGGCCCGACGCGCCGGTCAGCGCCCTGCCCACCCTCCAACTGGCCCTGCGGGACGGCCGGATGGACCTGTGGCCGGCGGGCACCGCCCTCGAACCCGGCCTCGCGGGCATCGGCCCCGGCGGCCTCGCCGTCCTGCCGCTGCCGGCCAAGGGCAGCGTCGCCGGGGTGTGCGTGGTCGGCTGGGACCGGCCGCACGAGTTCATTCCCGAGGAGCGGTCCCTGCTGACCGCCACCGCCGCCCTGGTCGGACAGGCCCTCAAACGCGCGCACGCCCATGACGCCGAGCAGGAACTCGCGACGATGCTCCAGCGCAGCCTGCTGCCGAGGCGGCTGCCCGAACTGCCCGGCGGCATCGCCGTCGCCCGCTATCTGCCCGCCCGCCGCGGACTCCAGGTGGGCGGCGACTGGTACGACGTCATCGCGCTGTCCGAGGACCGGGTCGCGCTCGTCATCGGCGACGTGCAGGGGCACAGCGCCGGAGCCGCGACGATCATGGGCCAGATGCGCACCGCGGTCAGGGCGTACGCGGTGGAGGGCCACCCGCCCGACGTGGTCGTCTCCCACGCCAACCGCCTCCTCGTCGGCATGGAGACCGACCTCTTCGCCACCTGCTGCTACGTCGAACTGGACATGGAGGAGGGCACCACCCTCCTCGTCCGCGCCGGACACCTCTCACCGCTGCTGCGCCATCCCGACGGCGGCACCGAGGAGGTGCAGGTGGAGGGCGGGCCCCCGCTCGGCATCCTCGCCGACGCGGAGTTCCCGCTGACCGCCGTCGCGCTGACGCCGGGCACGGTGCTCGCCCTGGTCACCGACGGCCTGGTCGAGGCGGCCGACCTGCCCCTGGACGCCGGCATGGCACGGACCCGTGCCGCGCTCGCCGCCGCCGATCCGGTGGACCCGGCACGGATGGCCGACGCCCTGCTCGGCGACATCGGCCGGCGCGAGGACGACGTGGCGCTGCTGCTGCTGCGCTACGACGGCATGAAGACCAAGCCGATCCGGGCCGGCTGGGTGGTGTGGCGGCTGCCCGACGCCGTCATGCACGCCCGCCGCTTCACCGCGCGCACCCTGCGCCGCTGGAACGTCCAGGCGGCCGCCGACGCGGTGCTGCTCGTCGTGTCCGAACTGGTCACCAACGCCCTGGTGCACACACAGGGATCGGTACGCCTGGACCTGGTGCTGCGCGGCAACCGGGTCCGGATCAGCGTGAGCGACTCCTCGCCGCGCGCGCCCGCCAAGCCCGTGATCGTGGACTGGGAGTCGACAGGCGGCAGGGGCCTGCTGCTGGTCGAAGCCGTGTCGGACGCCAGTGGCACGGTCCCCGTGGCCGGCGGGAAGCAGGTGTGGAGCGAGATCACGGTGCCGGCGAGCGATCCCGTCGCCGCGAACGCGAGGTTGTGA
- a CDS encoding LysR family transcriptional regulator, protein MDLNAVRTFVAVADAGQFQKAAIDLSLTQQAVSKRVAALERELGVRLLNRTPRGAELTIDGQAFLAHARSLLQAEERARASVRPGSRALRVDVIGRRASLAGLLRDFHRARPEIALDVVTLPGAEEAIAALRDGTIDATFRAVTMPGQKIPDGIEISPVHDEPLHLFTGPAHPFAGATAVAPAQLAGHRIWMPGNVPGTEWTAYYEAMAAEFGLTIEATGPNFGVEALIDTIAASSTLATFLGAQTPLVWPAGYEMRLIPLRDPTPVYPHSLLWHADNPHPALTALREHLTPVHHDLPAGETWAPAWARRGA, encoded by the coding sequence GTGGACCTCAACGCCGTACGCACCTTCGTCGCCGTCGCGGACGCCGGTCAGTTCCAGAAGGCCGCCATCGACCTGTCCCTGACCCAGCAGGCCGTGTCCAAGCGCGTCGCGGCCCTGGAGCGGGAGCTCGGCGTGCGGTTGCTGAACCGCACGCCGCGCGGCGCCGAGCTCACCATCGACGGGCAGGCTTTCCTGGCGCACGCCCGGTCCCTGCTCCAGGCCGAGGAGCGGGCGAGGGCCTCGGTGCGGCCCGGCAGCCGTGCCCTGCGCGTCGACGTGATCGGCCGCCGGGCGTCGCTCGCCGGTCTGCTGCGCGACTTCCACCGCGCCCGGCCCGAGATCGCCCTCGACGTCGTGACCCTGCCCGGCGCCGAGGAGGCCATCGCCGCCCTGCGGGACGGCACCATCGACGCGACCTTCCGGGCCGTCACCATGCCGGGGCAGAAGATCCCCGACGGCATCGAGATCAGCCCGGTCCACGACGAGCCGCTGCACCTGTTCACCGGCCCGGCCCACCCGTTCGCCGGTGCGACCGCCGTGGCCCCCGCCCAGCTGGCCGGGCACCGGATCTGGATGCCGGGCAACGTCCCGGGCACGGAGTGGACCGCGTACTACGAGGCGATGGCCGCCGAATTCGGGCTGACCATCGAGGCGACCGGCCCCAACTTCGGCGTCGAGGCGCTCATCGACACGATCGCGGCCTCCTCGACGCTGGCGACCTTTCTCGGCGCCCAGACGCCCCTGGTCTGGCCCGCCGGCTACGAGATGCGCCTGATCCCGCTGCGCGACCCGACCCCGGTCTACCCGCACTCCCTGCTCTGGCACGCCGACAACCCGCACCCGGCGCTCACCGCACTGCGCGAGCACCTCACCCCGGTGCACCACGATCTCCCGGCCGGGGAGACCTGGGCACCGGCGTGGGCCCGCCGCGGCGCCTGA
- a CDS encoding SUKH-4 family immunity protein, which produces MSIDLDDVLADPARLLTADRAEVRDRVATTSDAGDVGREVFLQAEAIFGGADVAPAEFVSWLHFAAVATGHEEYAEGIAKAEPGMPWRTVWAWWRPANRFTAHPSLNGDYYQVRRRLHEGRVLVEVVDWRGPLRLDAETGRRVPVEDEQALSDADLPRAALDAPALYEWSLTAPEGWEGAVAFAVEGGRTRHLVQSPHGIAVVETDADVLRDWPRGNGIDSTSSEEPPPGPAPATRRLTGPLTAARVDDAFGERHVLRPAENDLPAALEHPASRRHLREIGLPTWWICGMAEYETLPAAAMLPSAEGDGDLPEDGLPDGMSTADLIALGTCEYGELYLHRHAGTVHIWSGLEGPTEGTLVELAPDLDVFTRALEAIYRYGNACWHPYPVEVDQDAVARVFLDEMEELAPGLFDPEAPSGILWSWLYAGITEVGVDGY; this is translated from the coding sequence ATGTCCATCGATCTTGACGACGTACTTGCCGATCCCGCACGGCTGTTGACCGCCGACCGTGCCGAGGTGCGCGACCGCGTCGCCACCACTTCCGACGCGGGCGATGTGGGTCGGGAGGTGTTCCTCCAGGCCGAGGCGATCTTCGGCGGTGCGGACGTGGCACCCGCCGAGTTCGTCTCCTGGCTGCACTTCGCGGCCGTGGCGACCGGGCACGAGGAGTACGCCGAGGGCATCGCGAAGGCCGAGCCGGGTATGCCGTGGCGGACGGTGTGGGCGTGGTGGCGTCCGGCGAACCGGTTCACGGCCCACCCGAGCCTGAACGGGGACTACTACCAGGTGCGCCGCCGCCTGCACGAGGGCCGGGTGCTCGTCGAGGTGGTCGACTGGCGCGGCCCGCTGCGGCTCGACGCGGAGACCGGCCGGAGGGTGCCGGTCGAGGACGAACAGGCGCTGTCCGACGCGGACCTGCCGCGCGCGGCACTCGACGCACCCGCACTGTACGAGTGGTCGCTGACCGCGCCGGAGGGCTGGGAGGGGGCGGTCGCGTTCGCCGTCGAGGGCGGCAGGACCCGGCACCTCGTGCAGAGCCCGCACGGGATCGCGGTCGTCGAGACGGACGCGGACGTGCTGCGGGACTGGCCTCGCGGGAACGGCATCGACTCCACGTCCTCCGAGGAACCGCCGCCGGGCCCCGCACCCGCGACGCGGCGCCTGACGGGTCCGCTCACCGCGGCCCGCGTCGACGACGCCTTCGGCGAGCGGCACGTGCTGCGTCCGGCCGAGAACGACCTGCCCGCCGCGCTGGAACACCCGGCAAGCAGGCGGCACTTGCGGGAGATCGGGCTGCCGACCTGGTGGATCTGCGGCATGGCCGAGTACGAGACCCTGCCAGCCGCCGCCATGCTCCCCTCGGCCGAGGGCGACGGCGACCTGCCGGAGGACGGCCTGCCCGACGGGATGTCCACCGCCGATCTGATCGCCCTCGGCACGTGCGAGTACGGCGAGCTGTATCTGCACCGCCACGCCGGGACCGTGCACATCTGGAGCGGCCTTGAGGGCCCGACCGAGGGCACACTCGTCGAGCTGGCACCCGACCTCGACGTGTTCACCCGCGCCCTGGAGGCCATCTACCGCTACGGCAACGCCTGTTGGCACCCCTACCCGGTGGAGGTGGACCAGGACGCGGTGGCGCGGGTCTTCCTGGACGAGATGGAGGAACTGGCTCCCGGCCTGTTCGACCCCGAGGCGCCCAGCGGCATCCTGTGGAGCTGGCTGTACGCCGGGATCACCGAGGTGGGCGTGGACGGCTACTAG
- a CDS encoding glycosyl hydrolase family 95 catalytic domain-containing protein encodes MTSQPEQRSKVARRAVLGTALGGAAAAALPGAAEAQEALRADPSGADGSVARDGGRPWKLRNTMTGDGAWAGFLRGQDLLWTRLPTRWYEGPFLGDGLLGSMVYQEPGANRIRFTVQHGRVQDHRPRFGSGWGTCRLPVGHLTLDPVGTITAVYWRLSLWNAELTGTVTTTAGTLTLAALVHDEVLAVRATADGGERVTWTFHPEEAVSPRKISEAPPADYTANPPWTTRTAPDGTEQVLQPLTGGGRTATAYRRADDDLLLSVGHSFPSDTAAEADSLRNLRRATSYDVLRRRHTSWWHAFYRKSFVSFPDQRLQSFHWIQLYKVASASRAGGPVMATSGPWLEPTPWPAVWWNLNVQLEYWLIHGSNHLELDALATTLRQNQEQLTANVPAAYRADSSGVGRSSDMFANRGVGQPGSGAETGDLAWALHNVWLSYRHSMDKALLRDTVYPVLRRAINYYLHFLTPGSDGKLHLPSTLSPEYPVVPPQDTNYDLALIRWGCRTLIESAELLGIQDVLKPRWQEVLAKLTPYPVDANGFMIGADTPYAQSHRHYSHLLMVYPLYLVNWDQPESRELITKSVEHWHSLTGAHRGYSYTGAASIYAMTGDGDTAIGYLRKFFDPTTRYPCQANTHYTEAGPVIETPLSASQSLHDMFCQSWGGVVRVFPAVPTDWADVTLHDFRTQGAFLVTAVRKAGETRFIRIRSLAGEPLQLRHGLEGRLTVLLDDGTPARTRDLGDGVLGIDLPKGREVLVHSGARPDLTVAPVAVSAPGPAWGLP; translated from the coding sequence ATGACCTCACAGCCGGAGCAACGTTCGAAGGTGGCCCGAAGAGCCGTTCTCGGCACCGCCCTCGGCGGCGCGGCAGCAGCGGCTCTGCCCGGGGCGGCCGAGGCCCAGGAGGCCTTACGGGCGGATCCGTCCGGCGCCGACGGCTCGGTGGCCCGGGACGGCGGACGCCCGTGGAAACTCCGCAACACCATGACCGGCGACGGCGCCTGGGCCGGCTTCCTGCGCGGCCAGGACCTGCTGTGGACCAGGCTGCCCACCCGCTGGTACGAGGGCCCGTTCCTCGGTGACGGGCTGCTCGGCAGCATGGTCTACCAGGAGCCGGGGGCCAACCGGATCCGCTTCACCGTCCAGCACGGCCGGGTCCAGGACCACCGGCCCCGGTTCGGCAGCGGCTGGGGCACCTGCCGGCTGCCCGTCGGGCACCTCACGCTCGATCCCGTCGGCACCATCACCGCCGTGTACTGGCGGCTGAGCCTGTGGAACGCCGAACTCACCGGCACCGTCACCACCACCGCCGGCACGCTCACCCTCGCCGCACTCGTCCACGACGAGGTCCTGGCGGTGCGCGCGACGGCAGACGGCGGCGAACGGGTCACCTGGACCTTCCACCCCGAGGAGGCCGTCAGCCCCCGCAAGATCAGCGAGGCCCCGCCCGCCGACTACACCGCCAACCCGCCCTGGACCACCCGGACCGCCCCCGACGGCACCGAACAGGTCCTCCAACCTCTCACCGGCGGCGGCCGGACGGCGACCGCGTACCGCCGCGCCGACGACGACCTGCTGCTCTCCGTCGGACACAGCTTCCCCTCCGACACCGCCGCCGAGGCCGACTCGCTGCGCAACCTGCGGCGCGCGACGTCGTACGACGTCCTGCGGCGACGGCACACGAGCTGGTGGCACGCCTTCTACCGCAAGAGCTTCGTCTCCTTCCCCGACCAGCGGCTCCAGAGCTTCCACTGGATCCAGCTCTACAAGGTCGCCTCCGCCAGCCGCGCGGGCGGACCGGTGATGGCCACCTCCGGCCCCTGGCTGGAGCCCACACCCTGGCCCGCGGTCTGGTGGAACCTCAACGTCCAGCTGGAGTACTGGCTCATCCACGGCTCCAACCACCTGGAACTCGACGCGCTCGCCACCACCCTGCGCCAGAACCAGGAACAGCTCACCGCCAACGTGCCCGCCGCCTACCGCGCAGACAGCTCCGGAGTCGGCCGCAGCTCCGACATGTTCGCCAACCGCGGTGTGGGGCAGCCGGGTTCGGGCGCCGAGACCGGCGACCTCGCCTGGGCGCTGCACAACGTGTGGCTGTCGTACCGCCACTCCATGGACAAGGCGCTGCTGCGCGACACGGTCTACCCGGTGCTGCGCCGGGCGATCAACTACTACCTGCACTTCCTCACCCCGGGCAGTGACGGCAAGCTGCATCTGCCGAGCACCCTCTCGCCCGAGTACCCCGTCGTGCCGCCGCAGGACACCAACTACGACCTGGCGCTGATCCGCTGGGGCTGCCGGACGCTCATCGAGTCCGCCGAACTCCTCGGCATCCAGGACGTGCTGAAGCCGCGCTGGCAGGAGGTGCTGGCCAAGCTCACCCCGTACCCGGTCGACGCCAACGGCTTCATGATCGGTGCCGACACCCCGTACGCCCAGTCCCACCGGCACTACTCGCACCTGCTGATGGTGTACCCGCTGTACCTCGTCAACTGGGACCAGCCGGAGAGCCGCGAGCTGATCACGAAGTCGGTCGAGCACTGGCACTCGCTCACCGGCGCCCATCGCGGCTACAGCTACACCGGTGCCGCCTCCATCTACGCGATGACCGGCGACGGCGACACCGCGATCGGCTATCTGCGCAAGTTCTTCGACCCCACCACGCGCTATCCCTGCCAGGCCAACACCCACTACACCGAGGCCGGTCCGGTCATCGAGACACCGCTGTCCGCCTCGCAGTCCCTGCACGACATGTTCTGCCAGAGCTGGGGCGGCGTGGTCCGCGTCTTCCCGGCCGTCCCCACCGACTGGGCGGACGTCACACTGCACGACTTCCGCACCCAGGGAGCCTTCCTGGTCACCGCCGTCCGCAAGGCGGGCGAGACGCGGTTCATCCGGATCAGGAGCCTGGCCGGGGAACCGCTCCAACTCCGTCACGGCCTCGAAGGGCGGCTCACCGTCCTCCTCGACGACGGAACCCCGGCCCGCACCCGCGACCTGGGCGACGGCGTCCTCGGCATCGACCTGCCCAAGGGCCGTGAGGTCCTCGTCCACTCCGGAGCCCGCCCCGACCTGACCGTCGCGCCCGTCGCCGTCAGCGCACCGGGCCCGGCCTGGGGACTGCCGTAA